TAAAAGTGAATCGGATTACCACTGGGGAAATAGGATGAGGAATGAAAATAAGATTTGACATATTTTGCTAACAAGCCACAGCCACTAAACCTGGTGATTGCAATTAGAAGTTGCTATCTCCTAAATAAGAACCCtaattttgatgaaaaattGAATGACTAATTTTCGTATATACGTATACTCTTGGATCTAACggttttaataattatttatgagTGAAATAAACCGGATAAATGATGATATTGATGTAATTTTATtggttataattattatttttattgttatatttaaaatattaatagttGATAGCTGGTATATTAAATATGGGGATAAGattaaaattatgaatgaaTATCTAAGCGAATTTAAAGAAAGTTGTAAAGAGTGAACACTTTATTagacaatataaaataaatttaaagtataaattaaatgaaacaaaGGAGGAATTAGTGATTAATAGATTACAAAGTTGTATTGATCTGAATTTTAACTCCATTAGAAATTATTAGACggtaatttgaaaatatttttatttttaattttatataaaaagttgtactttataaacaaaagaagttaccttatatacattatttttgaaattttataatgataacagaactattttataaaaaaatttagactTATTTGGTTGATTCAAACTCAgtcaaatttaaaacaatttgatttaaaatagACTTAAAAATAATCTGATTGAAAATAATCAAACCCAAGTCTAGACAGCATGTTGACAAGCATAGATTATAGGGTAAAATaaccaataaaaaattttttttttccgatcCATTTCAATTTGAGTCTTTAATCATATGAAGCTTTTACAAgtcaaaaaattttattttatatattttatccataaatttttacttttgtgtactatatattcaatttttttctttttttttctttttcatatgatGTATTAACGATACTTTAATAATAcaatacaaatataaaaaaatatccttcatatataaattagtagttaatttattcaaaattcttCATAGATAACAAGcacaattttatattttatccatAAAAAGTTGTCAATTATATAAGATCAACATGTAAAGAAGATAACAATGGTCAAgaagaacttttttttttttttttggacggAAGATGAACTTTATTTTATGactaaattttccatcttttacAACCAAAATAagaaactaaaaatagaaatataaaatagtataaaaatagaaaatcaatTAGGAACAAGAATACAACAACAAACAGGAGGAGTTCCTGGAGTTCTAGGATGACATTCACCAGGCTTTTTATATTGTTGTTTACACTCATTATTACAAACTGTAACATCACAATGTCCACTTATTGGGTCATGACATAACCATTGAGTTGATGGACTATTAATTTCCCACCTATTGCCTTGAGCTTGGACTTCCATTACTAGTCATTATTCaatcatgaaaaaaatataattagattattaatacaaaattataaaaatttaaattacacATAGCTTAAACTTAATCATACATTAGTGTTCATAGTTATTAACCAATTTTTATGGATTGTTTGTGTTTTGTATGAATACAAATGGCGAAAGTCTAAATCTCAACAATATGGTCAGGTCATatatttcatttatgtaagCTATGATTAAAATCTGAAGAGTGACACAGAACTGAATAAAATATTCTTATCAAAGGAGGTTGTGATCAATGAAACCCTTGACTCGAAAAGAGTTGCTCAATGAAAACAACGACTAGACTAATAGTATAGCAAGACAAGATAAGACAAGTACAAAGACAACGTAAGAAAAGGATGTTTGGCAATTGGGTGTTGACAAATACCCCGTTTAGTTGACTTGTTTAACTAATAGTATCCAAAGTCggccaattaaaaaattattcggcataatgtttcattttaattatgttcTGCTTTTCATCTGATTTAAAAGGGATATAGTTTGTAAGTTAATACCAACCAAATGAACACTATTAATGAACACAAAAGGAATTGAGTGAAATATAGTATTTTACCTGAGCTTAAAATTAGAGCAATGCATAAAATGCCCAAAATTATGCATTTGTTAATTTGGTCAACATTTTTGGTTCTCATTTTCAGaaataattttgtatatttaatttgttttctaACAAATGAATTAactccaatttttttaaaaaacacaaGATGAGAAAACTATGTTTTTATAGgcaaagaaaaaatattttaaaaaagtatTTTGATGTTAATCATATTCATTTTTtcctaaaatcaaaaaagataggCAAGTATGAACAAATTCTTTATACAAAGATTCCATACAAAAAAAGTGAGCTATTTTGATACTTATTATatcttttctttccttttcaaAAAAGATCTACAATGTATTAACAAATCTTTTATACTAGGAATACATGCTAACAAAATGAATCACTTTGATTCATATTAGTCATTGTACATATCATTATTTGgtctaaaaaattagaaataatatcaaaaagatagtatcaaaattaaataaaatcaaaaataaatcataCTAAAGAGGAAGcaataatttcaaatcacaagCTTTCACGATTTGCGGATTATATTTATTAGCAATTGAACGTGTGACATTTTATAAATCATGTCATACTCaatgtattccgctcataggaAAACTGTGATGGAGTCTAAGGAGGGAAAAAAAACGACAACTCATATCTATAACAAAGAATGCGGTCAAAAAGTCCTTCGGTTCAAGAAAGATTTTCATAAGTACTACTATAATATTCaaatattatcataattaaagcaataattaaatattaattatataaaatatgacaTTATGCATTTTCTTTGATAATAATTGACACCTAAATGAAATTGGCATTCTATAAATACTactattgtatttattattttcataataaagcaataattaaatattaattgatatAAATATGGCATTATGTATTTTCTTtgcttttaaatattattatggtAAGAGCATTTTTATTGGACTGTTCATGTACATTTTGGGTGTTATAAGTTTGTTTATACTTAGCGACAGATCTGTGGTGTGAAATCAATTTGAGTGTTGATTTTGAGAGATAATACCGTTGTTTGTTCATCGTTGTTTGTTCAAAATTTatctaaattgaaaatttatgctTTGTAATTACTAGTTAGGGTTGTAGTCGCTGGATTCTCAGCTAGCACTCGGCCTACCATgttataaaaaaagttaatgaaATTAACTTTATGTTTAGTTACTGGATTTTCACCTAGCACTTTGTAGTTTCTCTcactttgaagtttttttttgagTCGAGGAACTCTTTGATCGCGCTCTCCTCTGTGGATATAAGTTGTCGTTgttcttccctccccaaaccccGATTATAGTTTTCAATaagtgggatacactgggtatggtAATGATAATCAATTAAGagaataaactaattatatgaatttAGGTTATGGTGAGACAGTCCCTTAAGCAAAGAGTTGTAAAAGATAAGTATGAATTAATTCTCTATAAAAAGATGCATAAAAATATGATTGAGCTATTTTGATACTTATATCTTTTGTTCcttatcaaaaaaattcaacattATATTAACAAATCTTTAATACTAGGATTACATGCTAACAAAACGTATCACTTTGATTCATATTAGCCATTGTACAATTGCATtagttattaaattaattaatatacataattatacataatatatattatcttatttttaacAATACTGGCAAATACTAAGTATCATACTACGCAAATATCCGTGCAATACAAAAATGCATTAATTAGGTTAATTTTTATTGTCTATTTTTTTCATAAGCTATTCATAAATAATactcaattaaaaatataagttaatgTTTAAAGGCCTTAAAAAAAGACTATTAAAATACAGTTTTTTATCATGTTCTTGAGCATAATGATTTGAAGGCCGACTAAGAAATAAGATGTAaatgataatataaaaaaatcaattcaattaaaaatataagttaataaTTGAGACtttaaaatatgttttataCTTTAACATTATTCGTTAGTATTCGTTTGAATAGTAACCAATAGTGGATGTGTGGATGATTATATTGTGTACATACATTAGGTTGTAACAaattgttaaataaaatttgtaatttacaTCACTAACACCTAATACACTCAATAAGTTTTTATTATGCCCCTTTACCTAAAAAGAACAATCAAATGAAATTTAGAGTTGGTATATGTTCATGTCATGGTATATGCATAATACTACAAGTTAATACACTTAATggtcaaaattttcatttcttcaatCAAGAGAAGTACACATACATTTTCCTAGAGATAATTATAAACAACatgtaattaaattaataagatAACAGATGGAGTTAGAGATACATCGTTTAAATTTTCtgatactctctcctattcactCAATGtgttccatttgacttttcactattttttaggtggtcaaatgagaccacatgtgaaagaaaaaagtatAGTATTTAAGGTGTGAAAAAGCTAAGTTTAGTAAAGGTAAATTAACAAAGATAatataaccaaaataaaaatgagatatttaagGTGATTcgaccaaataagaaaattagacACTTAGGATGAATAAAAGGGAgtaataattatgaaaaatttatataaattttggtaTTTTAGCCTACATCAACCTTAAATTCATATTCGCCATTGAGCAAGATATTTTATACTAATGACAAACAAATACCTAATACATAAATAATGTTATCAATACAATAGACAAATCATTCTCATACGTTAAATTTAATTCTAtatgaatgaactatgaagtatTTATATATCACATTCCTACGTATTTCTAAGGACACATATCAACAAATATCACCTATTTGTCtttcaaattattaatatacgaaaaatatttttatacttttcaaatattaattttatataatttttaaaaatttgtaattaaaattattcgaATTTTGTGTGCATTTAGATTTGAGACGTGtgaaaaaattactaaaaagaGCATAGATAATGTTTGTTGCTCATTTGCCAGTGCAAGAAATATTCGAAAGTGGCAAGATCGTGCCCAAAGAATATATTCAACCTAAAGATGGTGATAAGCTTCCTCCTTTGCTAATGAATTATGAAACAATTGATTGTTCACTTCTCTCAATATCAAACCATGAAGAACTTGCTAAGCTTCGTTGTGCCCTTATTACTTGGGGATGTGCTCAGGTTTGCCCTATTTATTCACTTTTtaaactatttatttttataaatctcTTTATATGTTATCTTATTATACTTTGTATAACATATGAAAATATATCATAATAGCAGGGCCGACCTTAAAATTTGAGAGGCTTAGGGTGAAACATTAATTATGGATCtctatttactaaatatattattataagcccctaactattaaatattaaatcgtATAGGGTGCGCCTTCCataatagtttaatttttttgttgagttggtttcttgattcTCATATGCTCATGAATTTCAATTCAATGAAGGGGCATACATGATCATATATTACGTATTCTAACATCAAAAttataaacttaaacttttggctGATTGTACCCTGATTTTTCTTTTACACTTTTATCGTTCTTTGATTATTCTAAGcgataaactttttaaaatttagattGGCATTTTAGATTAAACAGTAATGATAATTAGATACGGTACGTATAGATATAATTTTATGTGTGTTACAGATAGTGAACCATGGAATACCAGAATCAGTACTAGACGAGGTACGAGAAATGAGCAAGCAATTCTTCAAGTTGCCAatggaagaaaaacaaaaatactCATCAAAAGGAAATGAGCTTGAAGGTTATGGAAATACTAATGCTATTCAACAAGGAAGTCTTAACTGGAATGATAAATTGCATCTCCATGTTTATCCTCAACAAAAACGCCAATTACAATTTTGGCCTCAAAATCCCCATCATTTTaggtattttaatttataataatatcttTTCCcaacattttttaattaaatgtaagCAGATTTGGGATGTTTGACGATTTGATTGTTGGAATTTTGATTAATTGACCGGTCAAAAAAGTTTTCGTTAAATGACTTTAACTCGGTAAAAAAGCTAGATTTTaagcaaaaacaataaaaaaatgctACCTATAGAAGCTTTTTGATTTTTAacctattattttaaaaaaaacatcagACAACCAATAAATAAGTTTCATCAAATACTAATTTTCAACAGTTGACTTAAACAATAGCTAATCAACCATACTTTTAGTTGGTCGAATCAGTCAACAACTTTAGCTAACTGTCTTTTGTCAATACACTCCTAATGAGCCGGGATGACCCCAATGggatagaaaacaaaaaaaatcagtgtaacttattttgtattggttggaaaataatataaaaaaaatttatattgaaatttatcaagttaaataaaagatttttttttttcttgggaGAAAACTGATCATAAGTGATAACCCAATACAAAGAATTGACTTTCTTCCACAATTTAAAGCTAAAAAAGCATTTATTCAGTAAACTTTCGTTGGTGTGTGATAACAAAGTAGTAttcaaaatagtaaatcaattttataattttgtcaACTTACTTTTtacaattaaaatcaaaatttttgactttttataattttaagtcaaataaatttaaaaaaaggatTCAATTGACCAATTTGTTTTGTTCTGGTCAAAACTTAATATCTTTCAACCATTTCAGAGTTTTTGTCTTGTGCATTTATCATAAAATGTCGTgtacataaaaagaaaactaATGCTACTTTGACTTAACATTTATAACATTGATAAGTATGTATAATCATAAGGATCTTTtgtcacaaattctcaaatgaataaaaatgagttaattatatgaattcgtcttatggtgagacgacgccatacaagacttgctggtaattataaagtgatcacttacgatATTTAAGTGATCGGTTagaaaaataagctaattatataaCTAAAAGAGCTCtatggtctcatataagacatagtagatattttatttattgaattagAACGGAGATCAGATGATGCAGGTCATAGGATAGGCAGGTCTAGTCCTAAATTCCCGAGTCATAACTTAGTTGTGATTTACAGGACAAGCTTAGATGAATACTCAAAGAAGAACCACATGATACTAGAATTGCTACTGAAATCAATGGCACGTACCCTAAATTTAAAGGAAGAAAGTTTTATCGAATTATCATGGGAAAGTTTTATTACAATAATTGACTATTATGTTTAGTTTTTCATTATGTATGTCTAGATTGTTAACTTAAAGTCTTAATCTTAAAAGATTAAAGCTaactatataaattaatatatcgTTTCGGTGGTCGTTCACATAAATTTTTCTTCTCCATTTGTTCTGACTTTATATCATCTCCTTTAGTTAACATATGTTTGTCAATTTTCAAATTGATCTATGAGAACAAGTATCATTTGACACGTGTTTGTCAATATATAGGGCAACTTTAGAAGAATATTCAAAGCAAAACAAAAAGATACTAAGGATAATCCTAAAAGCCATGGCATGTTCTTTGAATTTAAAAGAAGAAGAATTTCTAGAATTATGGAAAGATGAAGATAAAGATAATTTACATGCAAGATTCAACTATTATCCACCATGTCCAATGTATGATCAAGTTGTTGGGCTTAAACCTCATGAAGATGGAACCCTAATCACTATTCTCTTGCAAGATAAACAAGTTGAAGGCCTTCAAATTCTTAAAGATAATCAATGGTTTCAAGTTCCAATCATCCCTCATGCTCTCATCATCTTAGTTGGTGATCAAATGGAggtaatattaatattaatgctAATTAACTAAATAATGCATTTTTTTCTTATTGTATTTATCATGATGTCATTTTTAATTTGGTTAGTGATGATCTAGCCTTTATCAATAATGTGGATTAAATGTGCAATATTTACACTTCTAGTACTcaatagaatatataatatcatCGATTTTAATTTGACCTGTTAATTTTTTCTCCAACCTGACATTGACTCAAAACTCCTCTAGTAACTTGAAGAGCAACGATGCCTCTAAGAGAAAACACTTAAAAGTTGGATTAAGCCCTACCGTTTTAGTCGATTTTTCAAAAATAGGCAACTTTTTAAATTTCACATTAATATTACTATATTTctaatcaattttatttattttcatttcta
The Amaranthus tricolor cultivar Red isolate AtriRed21 chromosome 11, ASM2621246v1, whole genome shotgun sequence DNA segment above includes these coding regions:
- the LOC130826711 gene encoding jasmonate-induced oxygenase 4-like, with the protein product MFVAHLPVQEIFESGKIVPKEYIQPKDGDKLPPLLMNYETIDCSLLSISNHEELAKLRCALITWGCAQIVNHGIPESVLDEVREMSKQFFKLPMEEKQKYSSKGNELEGYGNTNAIQQGSLNWNDKLHLHVYPQQKRQLQFWPQNPHHFRATLEEYSKQNKKILRIILKAMACSLNLKEEEFLELWKDEDKDNLHARFNYYPPCPMYDQVVGLKPHEDGTLITILLQDKQVEGLQILKDNQWFQVPIIPHALIILVGDQMEIISNGIFKSPTHKAIVNPQSDRISLAMLFIPSKDKEIGPIHELINQESPQLYKRFKDYGQYFKQNIPSGKRQIDAVKIHN